One bacterium DNA segment encodes these proteins:
- a CDS encoding PDZ domain-containing protein: protein MLKLLFEIALTILISSASSLLGQQAFAATEGKPQMRMFTSGDVVFMSELGAVILLKDKSLVIDVVNPAEQRAEVYKSVDLKQNDEVIMINGKKVTILTDLKAAYDSVAVGSDVKLGIKRGKDMMIVSFPKMDQSSMKNQRVMSFTTDGSGEASAGVSEEIASIHASDGEVAIVMELGLIVGESGSKVKVAGLINNQGDESEAGGALEGDVITSIMAQKVTSIKELTEAYDKVEVGKEFSVTLDRNGKAVTIKAVKAAKQDGPTMFKTIKTTK, encoded by the coding sequence ATGCTAAAACTTTTGTTCGAAATCGCACTGACAATCCTGATCAGCAGCGCCAGCTCCCTTCTGGGTCAACAAGCCTTTGCAGCTACCGAAGGCAAACCACAGATGCGCATGTTCACCTCCGGCGACGTCGTTTTTATGTCTGAACTGGGAGCAGTGATACTGCTCAAAGACAAGAGCTTGGTGATAGATGTAGTGAACCCGGCAGAACAACGCGCAGAAGTATACAAGTCAGTCGATCTCAAACAAAACGATGAAGTCATCATGATCAACGGCAAAAAAGTCACGATCTTGACCGACCTTAAGGCCGCCTACGATTCTGTCGCTGTGGGTTCCGATGTAAAGCTCGGAATCAAGCGCGGCAAGGATATGATGATCGTTTCGTTTCCCAAAATGGATCAGTCAAGCATGAAAAACCAGCGAGTCATGAGCTTCACGACCGACGGCTCGGGAGAGGCATCGGCCGGCGTCAGCGAAGAGATTGCCTCTATTCATGCCAGTGATGGCGAAGTTGCTATTGTAATGGAACTTGGCCTTATCGTTGGCGAGTCCGGCTCCAAGGTCAAAGTCGCCGGCCTGATAAACAATCAAGGTGACGAAAGCGAGGCAGGCGGAGCGCTCGAGGGCGATGTCATTACGTCAATAATGGCGCAAAAGGTAACGAGTATCAAAGAGCTCACGGAAGCCTACGATAAAGTCGAGGTCGGCAAAGAATTCTCGGTTACGCTTGATCGAAACGGCAAAGCTGTAACGATCAAGGCTGTCAAAGCCGCCAAACAAGATGGTCCGACTATGTTCAAGACGATTAAGACGACGAAATGA
- a CDS encoding HAMP domain-containing histidine kinase, producing the protein MNLSRRSVSIVIALMVISLGGLVALQVYLLQLALEQKEQVFRRNVLMALNTVSQQLENSETFTIALGTTPPQRGTWQFNVARSTVVGNDSVHVKGLFLETNDILDAALENCPLTITDGVLQYEVSSPQHVMIKIYDQSQGTDLVVVDTFRAAGKYKIDVSGIREPGSSMMYMFRTDSTSAIFQTQDGSQLMPLGPMIGSTRKEDYLKRIVTDMTVAELEPIEQRITREELDSLLRSALDETGIHLEYEYAVFAGNNDSMRVSSASFSRDRLMRTDFRTRLFPSDRLSARSELAVFFPERSVYLWKQMSMLVLTNLLFIAVIVAVFTYTVRVMLSQKRFAVRIVDFINNMTHEFKTPISTVALACEAIMRPDVIQQPERIGKYGRMILDENQRMRNQVEKILQMAVIEEGDYELKLSEVDLHQIIRKAIDGISLQIENRKGKLVGNLNASNAMISGDNLHLTNIINNLLDNAIKYSPDAPDIEVTTTNETSELVITISDKGMGISEADQELIFEKYYRVHSGNVHNVKGFGLGLSYVKMMVGAQHGTIRLESSPGAGTKIELRFPTCEASEQVS; encoded by the coding sequence ATGAATTTATCGCGTCGTTCAGTAAGCATAGTGATTGCGCTAATGGTAATCTCGCTCGGTGGGTTGGTTGCTTTGCAAGTATACCTGCTTCAATTGGCGCTTGAACAAAAGGAGCAGGTTTTCCGGCGCAATGTCCTAATGGCGCTAAACACAGTTTCGCAGCAGCTGGAAAACAGCGAGACTTTCACAATTGCGCTCGGAACGACTCCTCCCCAGCGTGGGACGTGGCAGTTTAATGTGGCGCGATCAACGGTTGTGGGCAACGATTCAGTTCACGTCAAGGGTCTGTTCCTTGAGACTAACGACATACTTGATGCGGCTCTGGAGAACTGCCCGTTGACGATTACCGATGGCGTGCTTCAATACGAAGTGTCCTCACCGCAGCATGTCATGATCAAGATATATGATCAATCTCAAGGTACCGATTTAGTAGTTGTGGATACGTTTCGCGCCGCCGGAAAATACAAAATTGATGTAAGCGGTATACGAGAGCCGGGCAGCAGCATGATGTACATGTTTCGCACTGACTCTACCTCGGCGATCTTCCAGACACAAGATGGCTCGCAACTGATGCCGCTGGGTCCAATGATCGGGTCAACGCGCAAAGAAGACTATCTTAAGCGAATCGTAACAGACATGACCGTTGCAGAGCTGGAACCAATAGAGCAGCGTATCACGAGGGAAGAGCTGGACTCTCTGCTCCGGTCTGCATTGGATGAGACAGGAATTCACCTCGAATATGAGTATGCAGTATTTGCCGGGAACAACGATTCGATGCGTGTTTCTTCAGCGTCATTTTCACGAGACAGATTGATGCGGACGGATTTCCGTACCCGCCTGTTTCCCAGCGACAGGTTGTCGGCACGCAGCGAACTGGCGGTATTCTTTCCGGAGCGCAGCGTCTACCTGTGGAAACAGATGAGTATGCTGGTGCTGACCAACTTGCTCTTCATCGCCGTCATTGTCGCAGTGTTCACATACACTGTTCGTGTGATGTTATCGCAGAAACGTTTCGCGGTACGGATTGTCGATTTCATCAACAATATGACACACGAATTCAAGACGCCAATTTCAACCGTTGCGCTGGCTTGCGAAGCGATAATGCGACCCGATGTCATTCAACAGCCGGAACGTATTGGCAAGTACGGTCGAATGATTCTGGATGAAAACCAGCGTATGCGCAATCAGGTAGAAAAGATTCTGCAAATGGCAGTGATCGAAGAAGGCGACTACGAGCTTAAGCTGTCCGAGGTTGACTTACATCAAATCATTCGGAAAGCAATTGACGGGATAAGTCTTCAGATTGAGAATCGCAAAGGCAAATTGGTTGGCAATTTGAATGCGTCCAACGCAATGATCTCAGGTGACAATCTGCATCTCACGAATATCATCAATAACCTTCTCGACAACGCCATCAAGTACTCTCCGGATGCCCCGGATATTGAAGTAACGACTACAAACGAAACTTCAGAGCTTGTGATAACTATCTCAGACAAGGGTATGGGCATATCAGAGGCGGATCAAGAGTTGATCTTTGAGAAATACTATCGTGTCCACTCAGGGAACGTGCACAATGTTAAGGGCTTCGGATTAGGATTGAGTTACGTTAAAATGATGGTAGGGGCGCAACACGGGACAATACGCCTTGAGAGCAGTCCAGGCGCCGGGACGAAGATCGAACTTCGATTCCCAACCTGTGAGGCAAGCGAGCAAGTATCGTGA